From a single Apium graveolens cultivar Ventura chromosome 2, ASM990537v1, whole genome shotgun sequence genomic region:
- the LOC141687397 gene encoding protein FAR1-RELATED SEQUENCE 5-like has translation MADKLFARMFRHKRQNEKKESIDHSLHLDDLNTNEEPKTPVYVEDDDFVDRNEEFINLDEDLVDVEDENDENEVANEVENDSDNVEGEEEDEDDNVEDANLAYALRNGFAIKIQASHRNKDNEIYGRLYVCRLYGKSVVAESSQNKWRREVLPKSECKVRMYVNYQKKKCHWEVTSLELVHNHGLISPSKMNLVQRERHVNTATRSLIKTLYVSGVRNCQVMNVIGNIHGGNDKVGFNVQHVRNVLRDERKKRFEISDAQAGLDLLHRLNEESGSKYFIRTEVDEENRLMCLVWIDPRCIMAYQNFGDVMAFDTTYRTNRYAMSFVPFTGVNHHYQSVIFGFALMRDEHASTFEWILHTWLEGVGNNPPLTIITDQDQAMSSAIAVVLPNTTHLLCSWHISQKFPEKLAHYYSAFPEFKTDFNNCIYKSLTECVFEARWASFVKKYHLQDHKWLKGLYELKHKWIPAYTRNKFSAFQNSTSRSEGMNSFFDKYVSSATGLKEFIENAQKALARKFMRQKEEDYVTINLKRPMKLHTTLEYHASCIYTKKMFRRFQDELVESSKYFVEKDRRASEEGERIGDVYTYYSCYRPMSEPTRRNIYFVAFEKASSLGMCTCRMLEHSGLPCRHLLAVFTKKRVSEIPPYYINRRWTMHANRVDGVLPYNLDVGQSHEMTSTDRFNNMTMLTMSFCHSSIASKERYDYAVGVMNREIPILERMSVDGIKSYESNSQSPNASNMTSEYSGDNNSDHSCDSVSHVSKTFSDSLPSDSWYEDNDEEDVVSPTFSEMEDAYAELMPLVDNDEPPHVEEEETDLYPPDEEAYRAKNWIEACN, from the exons ATGGCGGATAAATTATTTGCTCGTATGTTTCGTCATAAACGTCAAAATGAAAAAAAAGAGTCTATTGATCATAGCTTACATCTTGATGATTTAAATACTAATGAAGAACCTAAAACCCCTGTATATGTTGAAGATGATGATTTTGTAGATAGAAATGAggaatttattaatttagatgaGGATTTGGTTGATGTTGAAGATGAAAATGATGAAAATGAGGTTGCAAACGAGGTTGAAAATGATAGTGATAATGTTGAGGGTGAGGAggaagatgaagatgataatgtagAGGATGCAAATTT GGCTTATGCTTTACGAAATGGATTTGCTATTAAAATTCAAGCTAGCCATCGTAATAAAGACAACGAGATATATGGTCGTTTATATGTTTGTAGGCTTTATGGAAAAAGTGTCGTCGCCGAGAGTAGTCAAAATAAATGGCGTAGAGAAGTTCTTCCTAAAAGCGAGTGCAAGGTGAGGATGTAtgtcaattatcaaaagaaaaaatgTCATTGGGAGGTAACTAGCCTTGAATTGGTACACAACCACGGTCTTATTTCCCCTAGTAAGATGAATTTGGTACAACGAGAAAGACATGTCAACACCGCGACCCGTAGTTTGATTAAAACGCTTTATGTTTCGGGGGTTCGTAATTGTCAAGTGATGAATGTGATTGGTAACATTCATGGAGGTAATGACAAAGTTGGTTTCAATGTTCAACATGTTAGGAATGTGTTAAGAGACGAGAGGAAGAAAAGGTTTGAGATTAGTGACGCCCAAGCGGGGTTGGACTTGTTGCATAGGTTGAATGAAGAAAGTggttctaaatattttattaggaCCGAAGTCGATGAAGAGAATCGCTTGATGTGTCTAGTATGGATTGATCCGAGATGTATAATGGCTTACCAAAATTTTGGCGATGTTATGGCTTTTGATACCACTTATCGGACAAATAGGTATGCAATGTCATTTGTCCCATTTACCGGAGTCAATCATCATTATCAATCAGTAATTTTCGGGTTTGCATTGATGCGGGATGAACACGCATCGACTTTTGAGTGGATTCTTCATACTTGGCTTGAAGGTGTGGGGAATAATCCTCCATTGACTATAATCACGGATCAAGATCAAGCCATGTCAAGCGCTATTGCGGTTGTACTCCCGAATACTACCCATTTATTGTGTTCTTGGCACATTAGTCAAAAATTCCCGGAGAAATTAGCTCATTATTATTCGGCTTTTCCGGAATTCAAGACGGACTTCAACAATTGCATTTATAAATCTCTCACCGAATGTGTTTTTGAAGCTAGATGGGCGTCGTTTGTGAAAAAGTATCACTTGCAAGATCATAAATGGTTAAAGGGGTTATATGAGTTGAAGCACAAGTGGATTCCTGCATATACTAGAAACAAATTTTCGGCGTTTCAAAATAGTACATCGAGGAGTGAGGGGATGAATTCTTTCTTTGATAAGTATGTGAGTTCGGCAACGGGTTTGAAGGAATTCATTGAAAATGCCCAAAAAGCATTGGCAAGGAAATTCATGAGGCAGAAGGAAGAAGATTATGTCACCATTAATCTAAAACGTCCCATGAAATTGCATACCACGTTGGAGTATCATGCTTCTTGTATCTACACTAAGAAAATGTTTAGAAGATTTCAAGATGAATTGGTTGAGTCTTCAAAATACTTTGTTGAAAAAGACCGACGAGCTAGTGAAGAAGGGGAGAGAATAGGGGATGTTTATACGTACTATAGTTGTTATAGGCCCATGTCCGAGCCTACGAGAAGAAATATTTATTTTGTGGCATTCGAGAAAGCAAGCTCTTTGGGAATGTGTACGTGTAGAATGCTTGAACATTCGGGGCTACCTTGTAGACACCTATTGGCGGTCTTCACTAAGAAACGGGTTTCGGAAATTCCCCCGTATTACATAAACCGGAGGTGGACAATGCAtgccaatagagttgatggtgtgtTGCCTTACAATTTGGATGTTGGACAAAGTCATGAGATGACCTCAACCGATCGATTTAATAACATGACAATGTTAACCATGAGTTTTTGTCATAGTAGCATTGCATCCAAGGAACGGTATGATTATGCCGTTGGAGTGATGAATCGAGAAATACCAATTCTCGAAAGAATGAGCGTTGATGGAATTAAATCTTACGAAAGCAATTCGCAAAGTCCAAATGCAA GTAACATGACTAGCGAGTATAGTGGTGACAACAACTCGGATCATAGTTGTGATTCGGTTTCCCACGTTAGCAAAACATTCTCGGATTCCCTACCAAGCGACTCGTGGTATGAGGACAATGACGAGGAAGATGTGGTCTCACCAACCTTTAGTGAGATGGAAGATGCATATGCCGAGTTGATGCCCCTTGTGGACAATGACGAGCCGCCCCATGTGGAGGAAGAGGAAACGGACTTGTACCCACCCGATGAGGAGGCTTATAGGGCCAAAAATTGGATCGAGGCATGCAATTAG
- the LOC141707224 gene encoding vesicle-associated membrane protein 727 gives MNPRGLIYSFVAKGTVVLAEHTPYSGNFSTIAVQCLQKLPSGSSKYTYSCDGHTFNFLLDTGFVFLVVADESTGRSVPFVFLERVKDDFKQRYGASINSESSHPLADDDDEDDYLFQDRFSIAYNLDREFGPRLKEHMEYCINHPDEMSKLSKLKAQITEVKGIMMDNIEKVLDRGEKIELLVDKTENLQFQADSFQRQGRQLRRKMWLQNLQMKLMIGGAIFISIVVVWLFICGGFKC, from the exons ATGAATCCGAGAGGTTTGATCTACAGCTTTGTTGCGAAAGGAACTGTTGTTCTAGCAGAACACACACCTTATTCGGGGAACTTTAGTACCATTGCAGTTCAGTGTCTGCAGAAGTTGCCGTCTGGTAGCAGCAAGTACACTTACTCCTGTGATGGTCATACCTTCAACTTCCTACTCGACACCGGATTTG TTTTCCTTGTGGTTGCCGATGAATCGACTGGGCGAAGTGTTCCTTTTGTATTCCTCGAGAGGGTGAAGGATGATTTTAAGCAGCGGTATGGTGCAAGTATTAATAGTGAAAGCTCTCACCCACTTGCAGATGACGACGACGAAGATGATTATTTGTTTCAAGACCGGTTTAGTATTGCTTATAATCTTGATAGAGAATTTGG ACCAAGGCTGAAAGAACACATGGAATATTGCATTAACCATCCTGATGAAATGAGCAAGCTATCGAAATTGAAGGCTCAAATAACTGAGGTGAAGGGGATAATGATGGACAACATTGAGAAG GTGTTAGATAGGGGTGAAAAGATTGAGTTACTCGTTGACAAGACCGAGAATCTTCAGTTCCAG GCTGATAGCTTCCAGAGGCAGGGTAGGCAACTGCGGCGGAAGATGTGGCTTCAGAACCTTCAAATGAAGCTGATGATAGGCGGAGCCATATTCATTTCGATTGTGGTTGTGTGGCTATTTATATGCGGTGGGTTTAAATGTTGA